The genomic DNA AAGAATGTTTGTCAGGAAATTGTCCCAAGTTCATCACAGGTATAGCCAGAACTCACCTTATATTAGTTTCGACAAGATTACCAATATTCTCTTGAACAGGGAAATTTTCTGCATTCTGCTCCACATACCATAATACCACACCCGGAACCGCTTGATTGAGCGCACCGTTGAAATGATTGAGTGCACATGCTTTAGCGGCTTCGTGTACGCTAGGTGCGAATTCCCTTTTGTCTTTATGGAAAAATGCGAGTAATTCAAGTAAGACAATGGTTATCTCTTGACTGactgatatatcattcaGGATCGATACTAGCGTGCTATCGACGACGTTCTGCGAAAGAACTAAAGTTTCAGCTCAACAATTTTGGGAGACGATGAGGACTTACCTTGAAAGCTGGATCGGACTCAAGCTGGACGTAACATTTCATAAAAGATGTTTGGAATAGTTCTTCGTGAATGAGTGGACCAAGCTTTGTCCCGGAACATACATTAGATAGATCAAAAGTCGGAATATCTATGACTTGATGTTTGatccagctcacctttgaagCAATAACTAGTTCCGGAACATTACTAGATTCCAAAGTAGCTTGATACAGATTATGTAGCCAGATGTTAGGATTATCATGAGCTGAAGATAGGAGAGTTTGCGACCAGGCTTGTTGGACGGTTCTCGATTTCGGAGGTAAATTGTGAGCTAGTATCTCGGCTAATAAGGGATGTTGTTCTTTCTGAGCTGGTTGAACACTGGATCCAGCTGGTAATGGAGTATTGGCTTGTGAATTTGGAGCGGTCCTAAGCTATTTGACCCAACCGAAGATTATTCTCAATATACATCTCCAGCCGATAGAATGTGGAAGATAGACTCACGCTCCTTGGTCTCCCTATAAGGCTCTTCTCGCTATTCCAAACTGTCAAATCCAATTTTTCAATCATCCAAACTAgctcttccaactcttcatATTGCTTTTCTTTACCCAGAGCTCGAAGGGGTTTCACCAAACAGCTTTTCATAGGTTCCAATATCTCTGATACGTGATCCAAAAGCTTCAAAGCAGATACGATGACGGGTAATGGTTTATAAACTTCTAATCCTCTTAGGAGGAGTGGTAACCAGATTGAAGATGTCAATGTTAACGCCTGTTTCAGTTTCGGATTAGCTAGCATTCGAAGGCCTTCTAACCACACTGTCTCATCGTCAGGTGCTGCGATCAGGGCCTGACAGATCAAGGGGACCATTCGATGGGTTATGTGGTACTGTGGGTTACCGGACATGAtgcttgttgaggttgatcgtGTTACAGTGTCCGTTTGATGGATACACAGTGTATGAAGGTTGTTTCTTACCAAGTCTCCATTTTTCGATTTCGTTATCGATATGAATGTATGTTAGCTTGTCCATACGCTCGTCTGTCCCTTCCATTCATGCAGTCACGGGCGATGTTCCGCCTTTGTATCGAGATGTACAAAGGATTCACGTTGACCAGGAGTTATGAGCCACTCTTATTCCCACTCGCATTTCGGGTAAATCGAGGTGATGACTTCCGGATGCAGCGATCACCTCAACAACGTTCTTACATCTCCGATCCCTTCTCCCCCTATCACCAACATCCCATCCAGCTTACCGCCAATTCCAGTTCTATCACAACTCGCAAACACCCCCGTCCGATGATCCTCCACCATGCCTAGAGACAAGGGTAAAGGCAAACCCAAGGCTGTCGACTCGACTACCGAGAACGCACCTTTACTCGGCTCACCTTCAAGAACCTATCATACCACCCAAACGCAACCTTCTTCTGAGgaccagatcatccaacctCAGCAGCGCAGGACTTCTCGGCtcacctcgatcatctaTACGGTCTTGATCGTGCTACTATCTTTCCTGATTTCTTTCTTACTGTTCCTCATACTATTGGCAGGATCGTACAAACCCTCACCCTCGGAATTATCCACTTTACCCAAAACGGCTTTCAGCTACTCGCCGCCAGgttcgatatcgatagtCAACGTGACCGACGATGGGATCCTGctcaatatcagcttgcgGTGTGGTATAGATGCGGATGAAGCATTTGGAGTGAAAGCGAAAGTGTTCGCTACCCCTGAAGAAAAAGCGGATGcggaggaaagaggtgaaagagggtTGGGGTCGAAATGGTGGGAGAATATAAGAAAGTGGACTGCACATAGGTTCCTATCCAAATTGGATAACCCATCTGTATCGGTCAAtataccatcttcaatcGAGATTACATCCCGGCAATTCAAGTCTTCACCATTATTATCAGTCAATGTATTAGACGAACTGGAAGTACCGttgatatgggatatatcaCCTCGACCCCTACCGCCGGGATCTCAACCTGATTGGTTACGGCCAATATCATTTACTGCTCTGGCTAAACCGCTAGCATCGACAGGAGAATTATGGGAATTCGTACAGAGAGGATGGGTAGAAGGTGCAATACGTGTGACGATAGAGGTGAATCATGTGATAGCTAGACCATCGGAGATTGCTTGGTGGACCAAATATgctgaagtggagaaagaagatttgaCGATGGATATCACTTCACCTAGTGAGTGTCAGATTCTGTATTTGGCCTGCTATTCTTATGTTGGTTGTCTGTTTTGGCGGTTCAGTTTCACATCCATATACGATCCTTCCACGCCCTTGATCAGTCATGTgtacaagaagaaagattcAGAGCTGCAATCAAAATATTGTCTATAGCTACTGAACTGACATCTCGTCAACTTTAGTTCCTCGCTTACCCCATCTGCCAAATCCCGGAAGACCCCTCAATCTATCAGAACTCGTCACACTGCAGCACTATTCGTTCGATACTACCCAAACGCCCAAGGCATTGACTATCCAAGCTATCGCTACGGTCCCAAACTTTGCACCCGATCTCAACGCTACTCTAGATTTCAGCCTACCGTTTTCAATAGCCTTACCGGCTACAAGAGATGGCCTAGTAGGAGAAAGTAAGATGGCTGAAGTCATCACTGAACCCGTCATCATCGGAGGAGTCACCGAGGACATCCTGTTGAACATATCTGGAGTTATCACTGCGGATCTGAGTGAACGTTCCTCTCTAATCGGTTCATCACCGTTATCATTGTTCTTACAGAACTATCTACATGGTAGAGATAATCCCATCTTAGTTCAGGGTTTATCAGATTTACCTCCATTCGTTCCACCAACTATCGTCCATCCGCCCAATTGGCTCTTACATACTCTACCCTCATTATCGCTCTCACTCAATTTCCCTGGACCTAGTCCAACTCCGAAAATAATTCGATCGGTGACCATCGAACATATGAGAATATCAGAAAGTCAAGGCAAGATGAAAGCTTCAGGTATCGTAGTGGCCGAAGTTGGATTAACTAAAGATATGCAAAATGTCatggtggatgtggtagaAGTTTTACCTGATGTGTATGTGTTCGATGGTCCTTCCCCAcccgatgatgaagatttacCAGGTGATGGGGGTGGTGATTTCCCACCAAAGGCATTTGGACATATACGACCTACCGATTATCTCAATTCGACTACGACACGAGGAGAAAATGGAAGATTGATCGTGAGAGCGCCATTGAATCAGGTTGACTTGGATATCTTACCGGGAAGAGATGGCGTGTTATCTGAATTCATCAGTAAGATCGTATTTAAAGGAGGTGCGTTAGCTGGGGTGAAGGGTATAGCGAGTGTCGGAGTAGAGATTATGGGAGTGAATGGGAAGGTTAGATTGGATAATTTACCTGTAAGGGGTGAATTCTGGGTTGGAAAGCAGAGATTAGCTGTTGACATCGAACGACAATCAGGGGAAGAATAGTAGATCAGTTCAATGATTTCCTTGACCATTGTcttctttttttttgatttttgtaTTTGTACTTCTTGTTCTACTTGATTTGGTTGTTACATTATTCATCATTTGTAACGTACTGTATATGCGGGGTATCAAGTTGTTTCTTCTATATTTAcaatatatgtatgtacatTTCCCTTCTAGCTTTACACATGAATCTGACACCGATCATTCTCATACGTATACTTGACCTTTCACCCGTaatatctcatctttcaaccattGTGCAGTCTCCAGACTTACATTCCAAGTAACATCCAAAGCTTTCAACCCCAATCCATCATTATCGTCTTTCGCATCGATTTCTGAATGAGTGAGAGATAAAGCCGCTAAAGCCAAATATGAGTGGAATGGATCAGGATAATCTTCAGGTTCTTTACCGAATCCACCTAAAGGGAATTGAGCTGAGAGTAGGAAAGTTCGATCTGCATCTCGGTTGATCAGATTTGAATGACCAAGGATCTAACGATAAGAAATGCCCAGCTTTGGTTTAGCACATATACACGCAAGGTCTTCGAGATATActgatcctcttcactcaCACTGATAGCTCCACCACACCAAAACGAGTAACATACGTCCTCCAATTTACCTGGTCTACCTTGGAACCCACCTATCTGACGAGATATCAACCATCTGAGCGTTTCTTGAGGTGAAATCTGATATTCAGGTCGAGTCTGCGTGTGTCTGTCGAGGATTGACTGTGTCGCGAGAGAGCAGTATGTCGTACCGCCTAGAATACCATAATTAGTCAATGTAGCTTTTAGCATTATTTAACGAGATAAGTATTCACCTTGAGCTTCGACCACCCCAGGTCTCGAAGCGTAAGCTCCTTCCCAGGTCTACCAATTCCAAATATATCAGCTGGACCCATCCATGGATCAGTAATCGTAATGGTGACTATTCTCACCTTGCATCTCCCTATAAAACTCTTGGCTAGATCTATATCTATACCCGAGAAATCACCAATGATATCCGATATCACACTCGTACAATAACTGATCCGCACGTCACTTTGGAACCCTTCGTTAGGGTAGGTCTCATCTCCTGGTACAGGTGAGAAACTGACAAATACCATCAACGTCAGAATCGGTATTCATCCCGTCAGTTGTTGAGAAAGGCTTACGAGCCATCTTTCGCTTGACACGAtttgaggaagttgatcaatcCTGGTATATCCAGTCGATCGAGGGGTGCTCGGAGGATTGCTAAGCTCATTAGAGCGGTGTATGTCGAAGGTATATGTGCAGGCGATGTCTTGTCGTTCTAGCCAGACCAAACGCAACCAATCAGTGGTGTCCTAGGAAGTTGTACCATTGAGATCATACGTACAAAAGTGGTCATAAATGTCGAACCTCTGAATCCACCCGTAGCTATGTACATCCGTCCATTCAGTTTCAATCTACTGCGAGGCTGAAATAGATGTTTATGCAGGACGTACGAGCCTGCAGTGACCATATCCAATCTATCCACCCATCTCTCTGTTCCCTCGTTGTCTTCTCATCTAACGCACCGAGAAGGTCCAACCCGGATATACAGAAGAAAGCAGCGGTGATCCTGTTCGAGTCGCTACCCTGCGCAGCGGTAGGTAACGCCCTCAGACATCTTAGAAAATAGTCTATATGGCCATTTCGCTTGAACGTAATTTGTCTTTGTCGAACAGTCGTTGGATCTAAATCTGGATCTGTCATGACATCGGGGATGGTTCGAGTAAGTGTACCAATAAATGTATGAAGAACGTttgttgtgagtgatgttgCCTGATTTACGCGAATTGCAGGGAATATGAGATTCAGGCTAGAGTACATTCGACATTCCCTCCAAACGCGTAGCTGCAACTGATTGTTATTGTCGTTCCTATCCCATGTTCTCATTCAACATTACCAgtcaatcctcttcttgtcAACTTACCGCATCTCATCAGCAAGCCAAGAGGATAGCAGTGTAACTACCTGATAGATGTCACAGCAAGACTCGGATCCACAAATTACACCTACCGCTTCACCTACACCGAAGCAGGGAGtacaatcatcttcatcttcgttctcaCCTATCACACCTTTGACCTCGAACCAATACGTACTATCTCATCCAGTAGCATCGGAATCGCTAAGCGATCTGAACAAAGCTTCGATCGATACAGGATATACAATCACTCCAACTGGTACCGGAAGGCCTTCTGAGGATATACCAGCATCTGCTGAAGGTTCAGGCTCGAGGTCAGGTTCAGGAGGATCATTCAACTCTGATTCCATACTTGAAGTATTGGATAacgacgatgaagagtatgacgaagaggaagtaaTGACTTTCTTAAATAATAATGGACATAGTACGAATGATGAGGAGACGGGCACGGAAGATTTTGAATTCGACGTTTCGGATCCTCTGGTAAACGGTTCTGGGTCTGGATCAAGGGGTAGGAATAAGAGGAAGGGTAGAAGGAGAcggagaggaagatggaatgagggtgaagagaaggaagagaagggattattggaggtgagtccgaGTCGCTATCAATACATGGAGATATGATtactgatgatgaattttGCTAGCTCATACCATCGTTGATCCTTGCTCATCCCCTCCCACTCCTCCCGCTACTGGCATTATTACCTTATAACTTCCTGCCTGCCGGTGTGGTCTTATTCGTACCCGTCTTCTGCGTCTTGGCATTGCTGTCTGCTTGCGCGCATGTGGTCATCGTATATCTagcatggtgagtgattgtgctcatcatctaccaataccaTTCAGACGAACGCGGAGAGGCAACTTGAACTCATCTTATGCGCATTGCTGCACTAGGTACTTGAAGGTCTCATCATTTGAAGAAGTATTCGCAGCCGTCACTGCGAAGTATGGTAAATACGGCTTATGGACCGGAAGAGGGTTCGTAGTTTGTGCTGTTTTTGGTGTAGTTGTCAGTTGGATTGAAAGTGAGTGACACATCGTCATGTATTACTGTATCTCCTTGCGAAAGCTAATTGACCCTCCGCACCCATTATAGCCCTTCATCCTTTACTTCAACCAGTTATCGAGACCTATTTACCTAAAAACGCCGTTTTTGAGTCAAGAGTATTTTGGACGATAATCGTTTCTTCAGCGGTAAGTGTCGGTTATCGCTTCTCATCTGGAACACGAACGAGTGcaacaagctgatttatCCTCTATACAGCTAttaccttctcttcttccctcacGAATGACCAGATCGCTCAGACGATCACCCATAGTCATCGCCCTGTTACTTCCGGTCGTAGCCTTCTTGGTGATTGGACGAACGGTCGAGATCAAAAAGGCTTCAGAGCTTCCTCAACCGATAGGGGAAGACAATGGGACGGAAAACGGCGGAGAGGTTATAACGGAGGTTTTGGGTCATttgttgaggaagaggagatttGGTTTAGCAGGTGGTAGTAGTGCAGGTGCTGGGTTGAGTAAGTCTATCGTCATTTAAAACCCACCATATTGCTAATCAACAAAGGTGTAATTTAGCCACCTTGACTATATTCTTCTCACCTCACATCAACACCCTACCGATTCATGCCTCACTCGCTCGATCCAAAAGCACTTCCTTCCCTATCCCATGTTTGCTCGcatcctccttgatcctcatcttaTGTCTCCCTTTAGCCCTGGTCCCTTATTACCTCTTACCTCCCTTGGACCAATCCAGTCCAACACCCATATCAAGTCCTACTACCCCCTCAGGCGTTTTCGCAAGATTGCCCGCcgatgatggatgggtgAACATCTCGCGCATCTTGATGTGCGTGGTCATCCTAGGCTCGACAAATATGTGGATCTTGAGAGGTAGAGATACGATTTTACGTTCGATGGGCGTCGATCAAGGTGAAAGATTGAAAGCTGGTAGATGGGTTGGAATAGCCATTTGGGGAGTAGTGGTGCTAGTAGCGAGTATAAGTGGTTGGATAGCTGAAAAGATTGAATTGCTCGGTGTGCTGAGTGTGTTGGCTGTAGGATGGTTTTTGCCTTGTGAGTGTACTTCgtaaatcatcattcaaagCCTACaagtgaagctgatttgtgTGAGTTTAATGTGAACTAGCCctattcttcatcatcaccttccatgtCCGATCTCCACTCTCCATCATATTCCCATCGCGAAACACCCCTATATCCGAACATGACCAGACGAACAACCCTGGTACTCCCTCTAGGAGACTACCATCCTCGATGAATGGACATGGTCATGGACATAATCGAACGAACAGTTTGAACGACCCATCAACGGATATATTACTGGcgagaaaagaaaaacaatTACAGAAAAGACGGTTGGGTAGAAGGTTATGGCAGGATTTGTTAGTTTATATAGGTATTTTACCTACTGGTGTGGTTTGCTTGATTTGGACTTTTGGTAGTTTTTTGGGTATTTGGtgatcacatatatatattccaTATTAACATATCTGACGATGAGATGTGTCTTGCATTCGTCAGTTGGTTTCAATATGCAAAGTTCGAGTGTATCCTCATATGACATACTTTGATCGTTGTTATCAGTCATTTCATGGTATTACATTCGACAGTGTTAGCAGTCTTGAGTCCGAAGAGATTGCAAGCCGACATGAGCATCATTGACTGCGCCACATTGACCTTCATGTGTACGCTTCCACACCCATGCATATActatatatcatctatcagccATCCTGacaccttgtccaccaaGCAACAAGCGAtgcaaagaaggaaagaccTGTAAATTCAACAACGAATCAATCAGTATAATTCCAATTTCCGATATTTCAAATCACGATCACCGAAAAAGGCAGGTATAGATCAGACAGCGGATTGCCCTCCGAAGAGAGTAGGTTCGATTCCTAGGGATTGTCGACACTTTACAATGCGAAGAGGGAGTCCCATATTCATCAGGGTGTGGTAGATAAGGGTGTGGTAGATAGAAAAATAAGGAGGGTTGAAGTACAGGCTTAGGCTTGcgatgaaggatgattgaACATTATGAGATTGTTTATTACTCACGTTGATGAATCGGAGGATGACAATGGATGATAGAGTAATCAATGCATTTATCGGGTCTTGAAGTCTATTGTTCCAATTGAAATTAGTATTTGAGATTCTCTCATGTATGTGAAGAAGTGATTAACTCACAGTCGAGGAGGACTTGGAGAGCAGGGGAGTCTTGACCGTAGTTGGTGATAACTACACAAGAGCATCCAACGACCTTTCTGGGTTTACCTTCTCTGTCAATCTTGGCGAGACCAGCCCATTGACCGAGAACCTTGGCATCGGAAACtttgatgagttggatggaGTGTTCGGCACAGAGAGCTTCAATGAGTTTGAGGTATTCGGCTACATACATCAACAGAAATACAAATTAGctttctcattcccattgatGACACGATTATGTAGAGCAATCCGAATCACCCTCAGTGACGGTCTCAACCAAGACACACAAATGAGCTTCCCTCTTATCAAGAGCCTTAGCACATTCCCTCAAACCTCTAGCGAGACCATCGTGGACCAAAGCGGTCTTGATGACTTGTTGTAGGGCATCCTCAACGGAGAGAGGTCCAGATTTGTCGGCAACTTCGACTTCGGCACCTTCGACCTCGACAGGGGGGTTGGAAACGGTTTCAGATCCAGCGTCAGACATTTTGGGGGATGTTTTTTAGTCTTCTTCCACTGTTGGGTGTttaaagataaagatagatgagataAGATACAAAAAGAGTAACGTCAAAAGCCTCAAAATTCAACAAAACGTCAATGTCAACTTTGCCAAGTTGAGATGGTTATCGGCGTTTACCGGAGTTTTTATATTCACATCTATAATCCACATGTGGCGTATCTATCTCACAGATAAATAATTACGTAATCAACCTCCACACTGTAAGTCCAcctttcctctcatcttcatcctgcaAGAGATCAAACCCATTCCACACATGCCATACTCGCTCATATCCAAGACGTACCAACTCATCACTGACAGAGGAGGATACACCTTTGATAGTCTCCAGCCTTCTGAGAACTTCACCAAAGAGGACCAGATGAGTTGGTCTGGCCGGACTTGCGGTGAGATTGGCAATTTCATGTAATTGGGCGGGAGGGTATGGGAAGACTTCTTGCAGGTATGATACAGGTgattggtagaagaaggattgtTGAGTGCGGTGTGTTTCAGAGTTGACACTGagttgatggaagaattGTATATCAGTCACATTTGAACAGTCAGGTGATCATAGAAGAACAGTTATTTACCCTATCGGAGGTTCACAAGTCAAGAACCATCCTTCCATATCCTTGAGATGTAAATGACTTTGCCAGGGTATTGAATGGCATGGTGTCAAAGATACCAATGATCCAACCTCTCCTAATTGACCTCTTCGAAGCACATTCATGACTTCCACTTGAGCCTTTCCATGGAATAGGTTGAGGTAAAGAAATGGTACGATCGGTGCCAGAAGGATCAGGTAGAATGAGATTTTCGTTAATCTAGTGTACTGTCGAATCGAGTCGGACAATCTGTAGATTCCAAATACCGTGGGACGATAAGAGGTTGTAAGTGATGATATGGCAAAGATCAAAAatgctggaagaagaggatgaaggaatcTCCATTCTGAATGAGGCGATAAAGACAATATACCAATTGAGAAAGTAACCGCCCTAGCCATCAGCCGTAGAGGTTCAGGGGTGTCTAGTTGCTTGAGTCGACCTGGAAGgatggaggaaggaagaagcgcCGAGAAGAAACCTTGAATCCACCAATACCATATTGGGAATAGCATAATTGGGAGGGACTGGGTGAGGTGATATAGATGATTAGTAGA from Kwoniella mangroviensis CBS 8507 chromosome 1 map unlocalized Ctg02, whole genome shotgun sequence includes the following:
- a CDS encoding 40S ribosomal protein eS12, which encodes MSDAGSETVSNPPVEVEGAEVEVADKSGPLSVEDALQQVIKTALVHDGLARGLRECAKALDKREAHLCVLVETVTEAEYLKLIEALCAEHSIQLIKVSDAKVLGQWAGLAKIDREGKPRKVVGCSCVVITNYGQDSPALQVLLDCELITSSHT